In Malus sylvestris chromosome 15, drMalSylv7.2, whole genome shotgun sequence, a single genomic region encodes these proteins:
- the LOC126602921 gene encoding uncharacterized protein LOC126602921 has protein sequence MDQTRYCAFHRGSGHETNDCITWIKYFEKIVKEGKCDQYVDRPAARPRREADVDAKFEHLGAINNSKKRKIQQTRSVFQVQTIDAVPGPIVGFTKQNAEGEDFPHNDALVISAQLAHTIVHRIMVDNDSSINILQLSIIQKIDLENTIKRKAVVLTGFNELTSIIIGTITLDVTNLLIISSQTFMIISDPSPYTGYWADLG, from the coding sequence ATGGACCAGACAAGGTACTGCGCATTCCACAGAGGTTCGGGGCATGAAACCAATGATTGCATCACCTGGATAAAGTACTTTGAGAAGATCGTGAAGGAAGGCAAGTGCGACCAGTATGTTGATCGGCCAGCTGCCCGACCAAGGCGAGAAGCAGACGTCGATGCCAAATTTGAGCATCTTGGGGCTATCAACAATtccaagaaaaggaagatccagCAGACGAGATCGGTCTTTCAGGTTCAAACCATAGATGCTGTACCTGGACCAATCGTCGGCTTCACTAAGCAAAACGCTGAGGGAGAAGACTTTCCCCACAATGATGCCTTGGTGATTTCTGCTCAACTAGCCCACACCATCGTTCACAGAATTATGGTGGACAATGACAGCTCAATCAATATCCTACAACTATCAATCATCCAGAAGATAGACTTGGAAAATACTATCAAACGCAAAGCAGTGGTCTTGACCGGATTCAACGAACTTACCTCAATTATCATTGGCACAATCACGCTCGACGTAACCAACCTCTTAATTATCTCATCACAGACCTTCATGATCATCAGCGACCCATCTCCCTATACCGGATATTGGGCCGACCTTGGGTAG